The following nucleotide sequence is from Pithys albifrons albifrons isolate INPA30051 chromosome 2, PitAlb_v1, whole genome shotgun sequence.
AAAAATGAATCCTACAGAACAGTTCAGGTGGAAACACGgataaaaaatatacaaaggTATACATAAGATGAAGAATGACCGTATTAGGAGGTCCTCATATATGACTGTATTAGGGGCTTCTCCATCTGAAAAAAAGGGGGCTGTGATAAAGGCGTACAAGATCATGACTTGATGGAGACACCAAGGATCCACTGTTTTATCGCTTTCCCTTCCAGATCTTGGAGGCATCCAATGGGATGGTGTCAGGTTTGAATGAAGGTTAAGCACACTTGCCATACAATATTTTGGGTGTCAGTAAGTCTGCATGGGTTAAAACAGAATCCAGGTAAATTTACAGAATAAATACGTCAACAGGTGTCAGATGGAAAGGAAATCCCTGAAATGCAAATTCACAGGGTGTCAGTGCGTTCCCAAGCTTCCTTCCCCTGTTCCTTGTGCTCCTCCTCAGCTATTGGGTGTAACCAAGATGTGGTCAGACTAATCTTCAATGTGATTCACTCTTGCTGGTTTTACACACTTTTAAGTTGTATGTCTTTGTATGATACTGCTATATAATAACAAAATCTCCTCCAGACCAAGGCAAGTATTTCAGTTAGTGGCATGGtttcctctgcagcagcaaCCCTGCATGGAGCACAGCACATCTGGCGCAAACCTGGCAGCCAATTGAACCAATGCTACCTGCTTTGACACCTCTGTGACGCCTACTCAGCTCCCCAAAGAGCTGCAAGAACCCTTTAGACTGTTTAAATTACTCCCAAAGTTCACTGAAGGTAACTTAGGGTCTCAGAATTTCAACAAACTGCTTCTACCATGATTAGTTTCTACAGCTCCCAGTGATACATTAAGTGATACAGGCAGCATCATGCCTTACTGTCTTGCCTGAAGTAGCCAGTATTGTAAGTCTGGCTCAGCTGGAGGCAACGGTTGCCTGAGCCTGGGGTCAAACTCTGTGCCACGATAATACCCAGGAagaatcatcatcatcatggctaggcttcgcaaacgaaggtttgggaagggctttaccCATACGggcgtgcccttccagcctgcgcagtggattttttaggtgaggcacagtgtgcgcagaactggccccaccctttaactcctgaggttcatctgccactgccaagcgagcttggatggtgacagtgaaatcctcaggaccAGAGCCTACAGCCTGGCTATAAAGCTTCAACTTCCTTAGTTCTGAGTTCACCTCATCTAGATTCAGACAAGACAAACCTTTGCTAGGGGTCTGGTTGAGCTCCCTCAGGAAATGAATGAAATGTATAGATGCTGAGCAAGTATTTTCACAGATACCTCAATCTTCCATGCCCAGGAATCCCTTCCAGATATGTTTCTTCATTATGTAAGCTTTTTCCACTTCATGACATCTTCTACATTTCTGCTGGTTTAGaggtggagtttttttgttcttttctgggCTACAAAGCTGCCACTACTTGATACAGAGGAGAGAGTCAAAAATCTGATTCCTGGCAAATAGTACTCTGGTAGCTGAAGCTTCAGAGGGGATCACTTGCTGGGTCATTGCTATGTGTGCACTGGATAATTTGCTCTTACAACTTTAAAAGTATTGATTGATTATCTTGAAAAATCAACATGATCGTAGTTGAGTTTTCTTCCATAAGAGAACAAgccatattttatttctaaaaatacagcCAGATAAAAATCCATATACAGTTCTGTGTGGTTTTCTCACATTTTATTCCCATTTTGAATCTAGTGTCTCACTGAAAACTTCACTAGCCATTGCTAGTTACAAGGCATATGTGGACAAGTGCAAACtaattttatagaaataaagctctttgttgttttgctgttgAAACTGGAATGGGTTTCCATTGTGGTTTCTGCTTGACCTTGATACTGTGCAGTGAGCACATGCTCTTTTATTTCCTCCAAGGAGAACTGTTTCTATGCCTCACTGCATCACCACCACCCACAGAAAGTGAAAGCTCTGCAAGCTTCTCTAAACTGTGGGAGCTCCAGGACACTTAACTCTCCTTTTCTGACAGAGTCTTTGCTCTCCTCAAAGTACAGGGAGGCAGAAAATGGATAGGTTACGTGGAGCATTGGATTTCTGCATCCGCCACCAAACTGTTCTGGGTTACAGCAttgtgtccctgctcacagctgcCAGTGAGCAAATCTTCTCTGCTGTGGTGTTCAAATGTCCCTGCAATTCTGCAAACATGCTGTATGGCTCTGTATTCCTCATAGTGCCTGCCTTTATCCTCTTGCTGCTCGGCTACATGGTGAACGTCAGGCCATGGCGTCTGTTGACAGGCAGCTGCCCTCCGGAGAAGTGCCACGactgcagcccctggggaaACTGTGCCCGCTACTGCCAGGTGTTGGTGCCGGTGACAGCAAAAGCCTTGGTGGCCCCCTTTACCTGGATAGCAGTGGCCCTGCTCAGAGCCAACTTCTATGAGTGTGCAGCCAGTGGGAACAGCCTGATAAAGAACTTCATCTGCAAAAATCAAGGAGAAGAATGCCAAAATCTGCTGTTCAAAGTACCCTGTGATGAGCAGTTATCAACAAAGATATCAAATGAATTTCTCAGCCTTCAGGCACAGTCTCAGGTAAAGCCTCATCTCTCTTCTCTTCACACTATGGCCTTGAGCCCTGGCTCCTCAATGTATAGTGGTGCCTGCTGGAGACTGTAAGCAGTCCTTCTCTCTTACACTATATAATATCATGGACCAGAAGTATATGACTAGCAAAAATTCATTAGCAAATAAATGTAAGAGAAAAGCAATAGGTGTATATTTATGCTACTTTCTGGTTTTGCATGTTTGTATGGCAATTGTCTGGCATTGTAATTTACAAAACCTCATTCAAAGCTGGGCAGGAAACCAGCCTAGAGACTGGGACTTTCCACAGCAAGTTGTCTTCTCCATTAACTTAGGCGTGTAAgttcttctccttttccacttTTTACATctctaaatatttcaaattcctGTAAGTATGCTTTGGTTGACGGGAAGCTGGGATCACTAGTAGAGGGAAGTTGATGACTCCTTGCAACAGAGAAATGGGAAGTGAAACAAATAAGCACAGCTTGTTTCACTATGAATCTCAACACTTGAACCTGTCAATAATTTCACACTTGTTTTCTAGAAGACTAGTTAAAATATATATCTGTCTTGTTAAAGTTTCTTGTGCTGAAGGCAAACTGCATAATCAAAAAAATAGCACTTGTgtgtgggtggttttttttttttttgagtgaaaTGAAACCTCAAAATTGTAGCAGgacttcagttttgtttctagGTTTGAACGGATCTTGTGTTAACTACAGTAGGAAAAGCAGGATTTGTAAATTCTTCTCAGGAAATCATTAAGGCTGGTTAAAGGAGTTAAGTTTGTAAGAGTTTGTAATTATTTGGATTTTTGTAAGTTCCTGTTTAGCACAAATATTTAGCATGGTCCTTCTCCAAGAAAAAGGCTGACAAGTGGCAAACTCTATACCACTGAATTCAGACAGGGTAGGAAAGGAGCAAAATCAAGGAGGACTGACTTTTACTTACATTGTAGTGGAATCTGAAAGAAACATCCAGtcacacaaaacc
It contains:
- the LOC139668332 gene encoding calcium homeostasis modulator protein 6-like, producing the protein MDRLRGALDFCIRHQTVLGYSIVSLLTAASEQIFSAVVFKCPCNSANMLYGSVFLIVPAFILLLLGYMVNVRPWRLLTGSCPPEKCHDCSPWGNCARYCQVLVPVTAKALVAPFTWIAVALLRANFYECAASGNSLIKNFICKNQGEECQNLLFKVPCDEQLSTKISNEFLSLQAQSQLIGWFLIATIMTVALISTCISRCCSPVSYLQLKFWKIYSKKEQELFEIKAKEHASKLAEINIQCFFEATDPVPFHTPTNEDWQKISFLYTFNSKEQYYSMIHKYVSTNRGNSDKFQEEGENPTVLGFVDETHAIESGF